The Magnolia sinica isolate HGM2019 chromosome 9, MsV1, whole genome shotgun sequence genome contains a region encoding:
- the LOC131256392 gene encoding stemmadenine O-acetyltransferase-like codes for MMKVQVISREIIKPSSTTPHHLRNFKLTLLDQSLPPIYVPIIFFYSSNSGNNVGILEKVQQLKKSLSETLTQYYPLAGRIKENGSIVECNDEGVEFCKAYVDGQLSEFLKQPYVEVLDRMVPCNHQRARSGRDVLLAVQANLFDCGGMAIGVCIFHKVADANSMATFINVWASTSPGIGKTTSPDVQSSTLFPTEGHVPLLQFIEKENVITKRFVFNASKIASLRAGPSTGSQVGCPTRVEAVSALIWQCVMRANGEEGSMRASVATHFVNLRGKMSPPLPENSFGNIMVLVASVATEREYHENMQRHLEQKLRDAIRRADLNCIKELQTPNGTMRIIESFNSLVGVDFCHFSSWCRFPFYEADFGWGKPIWVSTCTLPAKNFIFLIETRWGDGIEAWVNMEDVHMAKFEQDQELLSFVSPPSTA; via the coding sequence ATGATGAAGGTTCAAGTCATCTCTAGAGAAATCATCAAACCATCATCTACAACTCCTCATCACCTACGCAACTTCAAGCTCACCTTACTAGATCAGTCACTCCCTCCCATTTACGTACCAATCATATTCTTCTACTCCAGCAATAGTGGCAATAACGTTGGAATTCTTGAAAAAGTTCAACAGCTAAAGAAATCTCTATCGGAGACCTTAACCCAATATTACCCACTAGCTGGGAGGATTAAAGAAAATGGTTCGATAGTCGAATGTAATGATGAGGGTGTCGAATTTTGCAAGGCCTACGTAGATGGTCAGCTCTCAGAGTTTCTCAAACAACCCTATGTTGAAGTACTGGATCGAATGGTTCCATGCAATCATCAGCGAGCAAGGTCAGGCAGGGATGTACTACTAGCTGTCCAAGCCAACTTGTTTGATTGTGGCGGAATGGCGATTGGTGTGTGCATTTTTCATAAGGTCGCTGATGCGAACTCAATGGCCACATTCATCAATGTGTGGGCCAGCACATCGCCTGGCATTGGAAAAACCACAAGTCCTGATGTCCAATCTTCCACACTTTTCCCAACTGAAGGGCACGTTCCATTACTTCAGTTCATTGAGAAAGAGAATGTTATCACAAAGCGGTTTGTGTTCAATGCATCTAAGATTGCCTCCCTTCGAGCTGGACCATCCACAGGATCGCAAGTGGGATGCCCCACACGCGTTGAAGCAGTGTCAGCACTTATATGGCAATGTGTCATGAGGGCCAATGGGGAAGAGGGGTCCATGAGGGCTTCTGTGGCAACTCATTTTGTGAACTTGCGAGGAAAGATGTCGCCACCATTGCCGGAAAATTCCTTTGGGAACATTATGGTGTTGGTAGCTTCAGTAGCGACAGAGAGAGAGTACCATGAAAACATGCAACGTCACTTGGAACAAAAACTAAGGGATGCAATAAGAAGAGCAGATTTAAATTGCATAAAAGAACTGCAAACACCAAATGGGACTATGAGGATTATCGAATCCTTCAATTCTCTGGTTGGGGTAGACTTCTGTCATTTTTCTAGTTGGTGTAGGTTCCCTTTCTATGAAGCGGATTTTGGGTGGGGGAAGCCCATTTGGGTAAGTACTTGTACTTTACCTGCTAAGAATTTTATTTTCCTGATTGAAACAAGATGGGGTGATGGAATAGAAGCTTGGGTGAATATGGAAGATGTTCACATGGCCAAATTTGAACAAGACCAAGAGCTCCTTTCTTTTGTTTCCCCTCCATCCACTGCTTAA